The genomic segment aatcataaaataacaGATTGTGAATAAATGATAAAAGCTAGTTTAATAAGGATACAATTTTCAGCCTGAAATATCATGTTTATAAGCACTGCATCCTTAATGCTTGATATTGAGGGGAGTCCACTGCATACGGGGGTTGTTTAGCATGAGTCTAGGTTTTTATAATTTCACATGAGGCTGGAATTCAGGTGCTCTACATTCTGCATGGGGGGTTATTAAAGTTGTAGAGTTTTCAcggggtctagtaacccatagcaaccatcatatgtttgcttttgaactagagcagcctgctgattggttactagtgggttactagacctggtgaagCTTCCAAGTTGTTAATGATAATATAACCAAGGGATGTGGGACATACAGTTTGGATTGTTAGCTCCATGGCTCCAGTAACCTGTCTGTATGACTTGTTTTGCAGGGATATTGTACCGCAAGTCCTGTGCCTCGTCTGGTGCCTGCCTCATCGCCTCTGCCGGTTACCAATCATTCTGCACCCCGGGCAAAGGGAACTCTGTGTGTATCAGCTGCTGTAACACGCCTCTCTGCAATGGGCCCCGGACAAAGAAGAAGGGCAATACTGCAGCCGCTTTGCAGGGGCATGTTTGGGCCACGCCTGTGttactaatggtggccctggggaCCGTACAGCTCTAAAGTacatggcacttttttttttaggaatccTGCTTTCTGGTAGCTGTTTGCAATTTCTTTCCAAAGCAATGACAAGTcaccagaaatatatatatgtaaatatatatatatatttatgtgttatagaaagagagacatttttaaaatctttatttctttttgGGGGTTCAgtgaaaccttttttatttgaaCTCAGCACTTCCATAAAGGGCCCTGTGTCTGTGCGCACCCTGGTAGCATATTAAACAAGCACATCACAAACTGATGATTCTGCTCTTCTCTTGCATTATGGTTCCCTGTGTATTTTATTGGTATTATTTGAGCTCAGATTTCACTTTCACACAGACCATTTGGTCTTGATGTTTTACTGCCGCTACTTTCTACCTTCATTTCCTTTTCTGTCCAACTGGCTTCCTGGCTACTTAGTGGCATGTCAGAGGCACCGGCAGCTTGGAAATTATTAAATGTCTTTTCTTTAGTCTTCCTTCCAGAGAGGCTCCCTCTTATAGACATGAGGATGAGGGGGCGCTTTGAGCTGGCGTTGTTCTTGGCTGAGATTTGCTGGGCTCTCAGAAGCCTTTCCTTGTTGACATGTTCAATGGTGAGGTGGCAACGCAGGACTTGTAGGAAGACGGCTCGGAACTGCTTAGAAGAGATGTTATATAAAAGGGGGTTGACCACAGAGCTCAGGTAGAAGAAGGTATCTGCTACAGGGAGTAGTGTCATGTAGATGTGGAAGTACTTGACAGACCATTCGTATTTTGGAGTGCTGGCTGCCATGATGCGGAGGACTTGGTTAGGCATCCAGCAGAGGGCAAGTGTCCCGACAATGAGACCTGTAAGAAAAGAGAAAGGGAGACTGTGAGAGGCCGAAGGTCCATTCAAAACATGACAAAAGGTAAAACAAGAAGGAGCTGTAGGAAATAGACATGGCACATGTTATATGAAACAGGACCATTATACTCATGCACCAGCCCTGCCCAACCTTCTACATACAGTGAGCTGCTTACTACCCATATGTCAGGGAGAGATTATTCTGATAAAGCTACAGAGAAGTCAGAATTGCCCTTGGGCAGGCTGGGGCAGTAACAATATCTTGGCCACACCCAGGTCTGTACTGGGATTCAAAATTGTCACAAACAGCCCAATCAACagtaactttctatggcattttacagcatcccctctggcatttgccagaatccacagattgccaatctggGCCTGGCCACATCCCACagaccaccagttggacagccctggtctgcACAAAGCTTTGCACCTATAATCATGAATCCTATTCCTCTCTCACTCATGTAACAGCAGAAAGAGACTGCCGTACTAGTGCACAGAAAATCAAGGGCACAGAATGGGCAGAAAGCTCTGGTCACCTTGGAAGCAATGTACAAAGGctgtgatttaaaggggaaggtacCATTAGCAAAGAAGCTGGGCTGCAGTCTGTGTAATAAAATCTGCCCTGGAGTAGAAATTGCTTCTCCGAATGATATGTTTATTGATCCAACCGCTCGGCTGCTTTCTCCCCTTTCCTGGAGGGAGGGAGGCATCAGACTGATCTCCCAGATACACATGAAGTTATTTCTAAGTGCAGCATTAGGGGCAGATcccatctttctttctttgttttcacTTGTGTAGCTACCTTCTACCCACAGCTCTTCCCGGCAGTAATAATGCAGAATAGACTCTCTTTTTCTTTGCTGGGAATCTCATTCCTTTATTCAGAACCAACCCCATGGGATCACTGGCCAGTGGCCACACTTGAATGAGCCACCTGACTATTGCCCACAATATCATGGCTTCCCAACACATATCGATCACACAAGCTGGACAATCCCCTTACCTAAGGACTCTTACACATAGGGCACAAGCTTGCTTTTGCACTGAGCTCTTTTTTATCTCTCCCTGTCCCAACCCAACTTCTCACATAAAAAGAACTGCCACTTATATTTACATACCGACAACCTCCCTCTCcagcatacctccaaactgtcttATTTTTCGCAAGATAGTCTCGatttttaacagctcaacccgcagtccaggCTTGTTACCAAAAtgtcccaaattttttttttgatctcctgcactgaacagccagatgcacttagatacttttttgtaacaatttaagataagcaaataagtaattgtaacaatttaagacatgcaggtctcttgaggaaactgacttgcagcttaaaagaacggtaacaccaaaataaagtgttttacaaTAATGGAaatgtcatgtactgttgccctgcactggtaaaactgatgtgtttgcttcagaaacactactgtagttcatataaacaagctgctgtgtagcaatggtggaaattgaagaaagactatatggcacaggttaaatagtggataacagataacaccattatgttctacagagtttatctgctgtgtaacctgagccttttctcctttgaatggctgcccccattgctacacagcagcttatttatataaactatagtagtgtttctgaagcaaacacatcagttttacatcagtgcagggtaacactgcattatatttttattactttaaaacactttcattttctgatgttactgttcctttaaaggacaattcaccttcattagcaaaactgtaataacagaaatgtgttcaaactttcataatctgccacattttgtaaaatgaaaatggtaattaggggtgtggtcacaaaaatgggcatggtcaaaaaaaaatttgccttgctgcaaatctttttgtccttctttctatttcaaaaatgttgggcggtatgatCTCCAGTGATGCCCAACTGGCACTGAGGAATGACATGCAAATACTGACACAAGGGTAGAATGAGTTACAGTCTGCATGTGGCACTGATCCACATAGAATTATATCCATAGCCACAACAGATTGCGCCAAGACCAATGCTGCTATAAACCCTGCACATCACAGGCAACGCCATTCTAACAGATTCTGTAGAAATTGAGCGTATCACAATTTGTGAACAAATCTCCAGTGTGTGCCCGCAATTATGCTGGAACCGAACAAAGGGGCGGGATGATGGTACAGGGGGCGGGCAGTGACATacgggggtggggctatgacatttTGTGGCGAGTTTGTGCCTTGTGTGGTCATGGTtttgacatcagaggtggttatTGTCCGGATTATTattcgggtttcacaaggctgaaccTGAACGGGCAGTTGTGACCCAAACACCACtaagaaaaacaaaactgtttgGATCAAAACCGAACATGTGACAACTTTGCATTCTAGAGGGGAATTGCTGTATTTTGGTTTAAACGTCTTTCTAATTTAAG from the Xenopus laevis strain J_2021 chromosome 9_10L, Xenopus_laevis_v10.1, whole genome shotgun sequence genome contains:
- the LOC108701230 gene encoding ly6/PLAUR domain-containing protein 1 isoform X1; translation: MFVPLLWAAVCGGLLMGAGFALQIQCYQCEEFQLDDCSSPEFIVNCTVNVQDTCQKEVMENSHGILYRKSCASSGACLIASAGYQSFCTPGKGNSVCISCCNTPLCNGPRTKKKGNTAAALQGHVWATPVLLMVALGTVQL
- the LOC108701230 gene encoding ly6/PLAUR domain-containing protein 1 isoform X2 — its product is MKGKKIKEKGMRGDNRRFALQIQCYQCEEFQLDDCSSPEFIVNCTVNVQDTCQKEVMENSHGILYRKSCASSGACLIASAGYQSFCTPGKGNSVCISCCNTPLCNGPRTKKKGNTAAALQGHVWATPVLLMVALGTVQL
- the LOC108701230 gene encoding ly6/PLAUR domain-containing protein 1 isoform X3, which translates into the protein MGFALQIQCYQCEEFQLDDCSSPEFIVNCTVNVQDTCQKEVMENSHGILYRKSCASSGACLIASAGYQSFCTPGKGNSVCISCCNTPLCNGPRTKKKGNTAAALQGHVWATPVLLMVALGTVQL